The genomic window CACTGGAGGGCAGCGGGATCGAGCTGCTCGTGTCCCCGGGGCTGACCGAGATCGCGGGGCCACGGGTGGTGGCCCGTCCGGTGGCCGGCCTGCCCCTGCTGCACATCGAGGCCCCGACGTTCTCGGGAGCCCCGTTGATCATGAAGTCCGTGCTGGACTGGCTGGCCGCCCTGGTCCTGCTGATCGTCTTCTCACCGGTGATGCTGGTCGTGGCCGCTGTCATCAAGTTCCATGACGGGGGTCCTGTCCTCTTCCGGCAGGAGCGGATCGGGCTGGACGGCGAGCCCTTCCAGATGACGAAGTTCCGCTCGATGGGGGTTGGCGCGGAGGCCGAGTTGGAGGAGTTGAAGCGCCAGCAGACGCACCTGCTCGCTTCCACACCGGATGACAACGCCAGTCACCACGCCTTCGGACCCGCGCCCACGAGCGAAGGGGCCACCGGAGGGCAGGTGGATCGCGGCGTGCTCTTCAAGATGGAGGATGATCCTCGGGTCACTCCCTTCGGCCGGTTCATCCGGCGGTACTCGATCGACGAGCTGCCGCAGCTCTTCGACGTTTTGCTCGGGAGGATGAGCCTCGTCGGCCCTCGCCCCCCGCTGCCGGCCGAGGTGTCCCAGTACGAGTACGACGTGCACCGTCGGCTGCTCGTCAAGCCTGGCATGACGGGGCTGTGGCAGGTCAACGGACGCAGCAACCTCTCCTGGGACGAGTCGGTGCGCCTCGACCTGTACTACGTCGAGAACTGGTCGGTCGCGCTCGACATGATCATCCTGTGGCGGACATACGCCGCGGTTGTCGGCAGGGACGGTGCGTACTGATGGCTACGAGTCATGGCTGGCGGGGGTCGTTTCGAGGACGTACCTATCGTGCCCTTGCGAGCGTGCTCGCCCGCAGCTCCGATCCGATCGACTCATTCGAGCACCTTGTCGTAGGACGCGGTCCGTATCCGTGGGAGGCTTCGCTGCGCACTCCTGTTGGGGTGGTCCGCCTGTGGGTGCCGACCGCGCGTGACGCGCTCGAGGTCACGCGGTCCTTCCACCGTCGTGAATACGGATCGGGAACGCCGCAGGTGGTCGTCGATGTCGGCAGTCGAGCGGGGATCAGCAGTGCGTACTTCCTCAGCCGCTCGGACACGACTCGGGTCCACGTCTGGGAGCCGTCCCCGAGCCACGTGGAAGTGGTGCAGCGCAACGTCACCCCGTTCGCGAGTCGGTGCACCGTGCACCCCGTGGCGTTTGCGACCACCTCGGGCCGAGATGCGACGACGCAGGGCATCGGCGATGCCCTGCGGGGTGTGCTGCGCCTCGAGGACCACATCGATCTGCTCAAGATCGACGTGACCGGGATCGACGAGTACCTCCTCGCGGCCATTCCTGAGGACGTCCTGCCTGACATCTACGAGATCGTGCACGGCTTCCCCCAGGGCGTACGACGCCACCGTCCGCACGGGTATGAGCCCGATTACCAGTGGCGTCTTGCCGGCTAAGTGGCTGACCGGGGCCCCAGCAACCCCTCGGCCACCAGCTGGTCCACGAAGTCACCCACCTCGTCACGGATGCCGTCGACCTCCACACCTGCCTCGTCGGCGACCCGGTCGGCCACCGTTTCCCGAGGCCCTTCGGTGGTGGCGAGCCAGATGAGTGCTGCCGTGCCGCGGAGCACCGAGATCGGGCCCCGGGGCAGGCGCGCGAGGTACAGGACAGACGTTCCGTCGTCGTTGTCGGAGAGGGTCCAGGCGAGGTCGTTCGGGATGCGGTGGGTCATCGTCGCCCCCGGTACTCGGCCACCGCACGACGGGCCCGGTCCAGGAATTCGCGGGCGATCTCGCGGCGGTTGGGCCGGTGGCCCAGACGCGTGGCCAGGTGGTCGGTGTTCACCACCGGCAGACGGGCCAGAAGGCGGGCACGAGTGGCCAGGTCGGGGGCAGCTGCAATCCTGGCGCGCCACTCCTGCAGTCGTCCTTCGCGGGTAACCGCCAGCCAGAGGTCCTTCTCGGACGAAGGGGGAAGGTCGGCCAGCTGGCCGGTCCCCGCGGCGAAGGCCACGTCGGCACGGAACTCGCCGACCCATGCGCGCACCGCCTGCCGCAGCTCAACGTGCGCCCCGTCCCAGGCGTGACTGACGTCGGCGGTGGCCTGACCGTCGGGGAGGCTGCGCCCTGCGTGCAGAACCAGAAATCCCACTTGGGCGGGGATGTCCGGCGTCGGGCACGTGACCCCGGCGATCGCGCGTTCTACCCTCGCTGACCACAGCCGGTCGAAGGCCTCGGCCGGTGACAGTCCGATGCCGGGGTAGTGCCGGTGCACGTCGAGGTAACCCCACAGGTCGTGCCACAGCGTGGTGGAGTGCTCGAAGGGAGAGCCGGTGGCGAACCGGCTCGTCGTCCGGTACCCGGCCCCCGCGCACACGGCGAGGAACCTCTCGAGGTGGGCGGGCCGCACGAGCACGTCGGCGTCGCTCGCCCGACGGCCCTCGTGGACGAGCCGCTCGTCCAGGGAGTCGCCCTTGATGTGCAGGACGTCCAGGTCGTGCCGCGCGGCGAGGTGTTGAGCGGCTGCGTGTCCTAAGCGGACCCGTACCGCCAAGGGCAGATCCGTGGTTGCGTTGCTCGCACGGGCGTCACCCCGGTGCCGAACGCGGTCGAGCACGGTCTGCATCTCGCGCACCCGATCGGTCCACGTGGGTACCCCGTGGTCCACGCCAGCGGGGTACCGGTCGGAGGCCGGTAGTGCGGCGGCAACGGTGGCGGGGAAGTCCCCCGGATCCACCACTCGCAGGCGGCCGTCGGCGGCTTCCCGGAAACCGGCGACCGGGGTGCTGATGACGGGGCGGCCCACGGCACGGTATTCGTAGAGCTTGATCGGGTCGAGGCTGTCGGTGAAGTCGTCGACGACGTGCGGCACGAGGAGCGCGTCGGCGTGCTGGAGGTAGCCGGGGACGAGCCGCCGGTCCTTCGCCCCCAACCGCGCGACCCCCGCAGCGTCCAGCCGGTCCTGCTCGGCGCGCGTCAGCGCATCGGGACCGACGAGCGCGACGGTGCCGCGGCCCGCGAGTGCGCTCGCCGTCTGCACGCACAGGTCGATGTCGAGTCGGTCCGAGTGGAGCGTGCCGACGTAGATCGCGACCGGACCAACGGGAAGGTCCTCTGGTCGCGCGGTCGGCCGAGCAGTCGCGTCGATGTCCACGGCGTTGTGGACCAGCGTCACCGGACGTCTGGAGGACTTGGTCGCGGCGAGGGCCCGTGAGCAGACGACGACCTCCACGGCCTGGTCCAACAGGGTGGCCTCGTGCGACGCCAGACGCGACAGGGTGGTCGATCCCCGGTCGGCCTCCAGCCAGTCATCGGTGATGTCGTAGAGGGTTGGCCATCCGGTGCGCTGCATGACCAAGGCGCCCTGCGGGTCGTTGACCCACAGCACCGGTCGAGTGAAGCCGAGACGTTCACAGGCCCGGCGGATGGCGGCGGCCCAGCGCTCGTCCTGGTGCGTATCGATGCGGCGCGGCAGTGCCTTGGTCGGCTCGAGGAGCCACAAGGCGTCGGGCGCGACGCCGGGTAGATGGGGCCCTCTGCGCAGGCCCCGTCCGGTCCTCGGCGAGTGCCCGATCCACATGCTGTGCAGGGGGTCACGGGCGGGCTCGACGAAGAGCACACGAAGGGAGGGGTCGGCGCGCAACAGGCCGGTCAGCAGATGCTGGTTGCGGCGCCAGACCCGGTCCCAGGGCTCGAGGGAGATCACGACGAGGTCCTGCCCGTGACCGGGCCGCGGTTCACGGGGGGACCTGCTGGCCATGACGTGCCGGTAGAGGGACTCGGTGGACTCCGCCTGGGCCGCAACGGAGAATGCCCGCCGTTGCCGCTCACGGAGTGCTTGCCCGTAGCGATCATGTCGGGCCGGGTCGAACGCCAGATCGGCGAGCAGCCGGCCGGCCATCACCGCATCACCCGACGCGAAGAGCGCCGCGTCGGCGACCCCGCCGACGTTCTCGAGGTGACCACCGGCTGCTGCTGCCACGACCGGGGTCCCACAGGCCATCGCCTCGATGACGGTCAG from Janibacter cremeus includes these protein-coding regions:
- a CDS encoding glycosyltransferase family 4 protein translates to MRITHVVCTPSFAGVERHIAVLAAAQHDAGHEVTVLGGDQAPMRAAISRSGVRLLPAPDRTTTLRHLAGAAGRRADVVATHMTEADLTALASPTLARTPIVSTRHFAARRGSTRAARAVAERFQQRLAAEIAVSEYIAGTIDVDAVVIPPGVPIRPDGQPPSTRDRTVLVAQRLEAEKATEVAVSAFAESGLHERGWRLVIAGDGSLRVELEMLARRLGIREVTDFVGHRHDVDLLMARAGILLAPCPVEGMGLTVIEAMACGTPVVAAAAGGHLENVGGVADAALFASGDAVMAGRLLADLAFDPARHDRYGQALRERQRRAFSVAAQAESTESLYRHVMASRSPREPRPGHGQDLVVISLEPWDRVWRRNQHLLTGLLRADPSLRVLFVEPARDPLHSMWIGHSPRTGRGLRRGPHLPGVAPDALWLLEPTKALPRRIDTHQDERWAAAIRRACERLGFTRPVLWVNDPQGALVMQRTGWPTLYDITDDWLEADRGSTTLSRLASHEATLLDQAVEVVVCSRALAATKSSRRPVTLVHNAVDIDATARPTARPEDLPVGPVAIYVGTLHSDRLDIDLCVQTASALAGRGTVALVGPDALTRAEQDRLDAAGVARLGAKDRRLVPGYLQHADALLVPHVVDDFTDSLDPIKLYEYRAVGRPVISTPVAGFREAADGRLRVVDPGDFPATVAAALPASDRYPAGVDHGVPTWTDRVREMQTVLDRVRHRGDARASNATTDLPLAVRVRLGHAAAQHLAARHDLDVLHIKGDSLDERLVHEGRRASDADVLVRPAHLERFLAVCAGAGYRTTSRFATGSPFEHSTTLWHDLWGYLDVHRHYPGIGLSPAEAFDRLWSARVERAIAGVTCPTPDIPAQVGFLVLHAGRSLPDGQATADVSHAWDGAHVELRQAVRAWVGEFRADVAFAAGTGQLADLPPSSEKDLWLAVTREGRLQEWRARIAAAPDLATRARLLARLPVVNTDHLATRLGHRPNRREIAREFLDRARRAVAEYRGRR
- a CDS encoding PqqD family protein — its product is MTHRIPNDLAWTLSDNDDGTSVLYLARLPRGPISVLRGTAALIWLATTEGPRETVADRVADEAGVEVDGIRDEVGDFVDQLVAEGLLGPRSAT
- a CDS encoding sugar transferase encodes the protein MVAVAPRGSRASAEYEGPDGLVRVRTGVALTDFVVIVWAVFGALIVRFGLDAGSDIAASGDRFSLGYPAFSLALAVTWWLSLRLHGAYEVQTLGRGATEYRLLMTATLRLFATVALLAYALKIEVARGYVLLALPAGLLGLFIARRMWRRWLGARRRTGEFNHDVLVVGEAAHARGLIEAFTGAPETGYGVVGVCTSTTDDECVGGVPVVGTEHQAAQVAMELGVDIIACGAVHRLGPAGLRRLGWALEGSGIELLVSPGLTEIAGPRVVARPVAGLPLLHIEAPTFSGAPLIMKSVLDWLAALVLLIVFSPVMLVVAAVIKFHDGGPVLFRQERIGLDGEPFQMTKFRSMGVGAEAELEELKRQQTHLLASTPDDNASHHAFGPAPTSEGATGGQVDRGVLFKMEDDPRVTPFGRFIRRYSIDELPQLFDVLLGRMSLVGPRPPLPAEVSQYEYDVHRRLLVKPGMTGLWQVNGRSNLSWDESVRLDLYYVENWSVALDMIILWRTYAAVVGRDGAY